A stretch of Oncorhynchus mykiss isolate Arlee chromosome 12, USDA_OmykA_1.1, whole genome shotgun sequence DNA encodes these proteins:
- the LOC110538596 gene encoding progranulin isoform X1, with translation MQRYLVFCMALLAQVSADDCPGGEACEEGNTCCKVPSDGYECCPMYQAECCEDHIHCCPEGTLCVVNESMCVNGTVSLPWVERVSAKQSIYPKSFRMISAYAGDEDDNICPDKSHCPEEFSCLKATTGYGCCPIAHAVPCSDGKHCCPEGHQCSTDCSSCIKQTEPVVAVMCSDRESECPEGTTCCETPDGSWGCCPMPKAVCCEDKIHCCPEGSTCDIKQSKCISTTNKEMPMWAKFPARKRAEWENQNEVVQVTTPIPDTTTSANRSPASLWEGTSSPFIRTGDVPCDESTACLDGTTCCKTQEGGWACCPLPQAVCCSDFIHCCPHGKKCNQAAQTCDDPSGSPSEPWLKKVPAVLREGKLPGDVTCDPTHVCPDNTTCCKTASGGWACCPLPEAVCCEDHEHCCPHGTTCDLAGLTCDGPSGSEPMVGKVPALTTLAPDHEEAATDQQGVQMDDMELPTEDDKDVPCDESTACLDGTTCCKTQEGGWACCPLPQAVCCSDFIHCCPHGKKCNQAAQTCDDPSGSPSEPWLKKVPAVPREGKLPGDVTCDPTHVCPDNTTCCKTASGGWACCPLPEAVCCEDHEHCCPHGSTCDLATLTCDGPSGPEPMVVKVPALTTQAPDHEEAPADHQGVQMDDMELPTEDDDIEEDEELHRTQCDAHTSCPKDATCCFMKSTQKWGCCPLPQAVCCADGEHCCPKDYICDMSKTSCSKGGVVIPWYNKLAAEPDDSALTAPLSVKCDTQNRCPEGSSCCQFSTGQWGCCPLRKVCVCAVCCADEEHCCPQGYSCNMGSGTCQKLMFLQFQTVPLTRVSAPEPPTPQETEIHCGGPFVCNNEETCCKVSATTWACCPVPNAVCCSDMKHCCTTGYTCGEGGSCTQSTGFKWDHWQVFFSNKKRALRV, from the exons atgCAGAGGTATCTGGTGTTCTGTATGGCCCTGCTGGCCCAGGTCTCTGCTGATGACTGCCCAGGCGGAGAGGCGTGTGAGGAGGGCAACACCTGCTGCAAGGTCCCCTCCGATGGCTATGAATGTTGCCCAATGTATCAG GCTGAGTGCTGTGAGGATCATATCCACTGCTGCCCTGAGGGAACACTATGCGTTGTGAATGAGTCCATGTGTGTGAATGGAACTGTCTCCCTACCATGGGTGGAGAGAGTCTCTGCTAAACAGTCCATATATCCTAAA TCTTTCAGAATGATCAGTGCATATGCCGGGGATGAGGATGATAACATCTGCCCTGACAAGTCCCACTGCCCCGAAGAGTTCTCCTGTCTGAAGGCCACTACAGGCTATGGTTGCTGTCCTATTGCTCAT GCTGTGCCTTGCTCTGATGGGAAACATTGCTGTCCTGAAGGCCACCAGTGCAGCACAGACTGCAGCTCCTGCATCAAACAGACAG AGCCTGTTGTTGCAGTGATGTGCAGTGACAGAGAGTCTGAGTGCCCAGAGGGAACCACATGCTGTGAGACTCCAGATGGGAGTTGGGGGTGCTGCCCCATGCCCAAG GCCGTGTGCTGTGAGGATAAGATTCACTGTTGTCCTGAGGGCAGCACCTGTGACATCAAGCAATCCAAGTGTATATCCACTACCAACAAGGAAATGCCCATGTGGGCTAAGTTCCCTGCCCGCAAGAGGGCAGAGTGGGAAAACCAGAATG AAGTTGTCCAGGTGACAACACCTATTCCAGACACTACCACCTCAGCCAATAGGAGTCCTGCTTCTCTTTGGGAGGGCACTTCTTCACCCTTCATTAGGACAGGAG ACGTTCCCTGTGATGAGTCAACGGCCTGTTTGGATGGAACCACATGTTGTAAAACACAGGAAGGAGGATGGGCATGCTGTCCTCTGCCACAG GCAGTTTGCTGCAGTGACTTCATCCACTGCTGCCCACATGGTAAGAAGTGCAACCAGGCTGCCCAGACGTGTGACGACCCCTCAGGCTCCCCCTCTGAGCCCTGGCTGAAGAAGGTTCCTGCCGTGCTTCGGGAGGGTAAATTGCCAGGAGATGTTACCTGTGACCCCACCCACGTGTGTCCCGACAACACCACCTGCTGCAAGACAGCGTCAGGAGGCTGGGCCTGCTGCCCCTTGCctgag gctGTTTGCTGTGAGGACCATGAGCACTGCTGTCCCCATGGCACCACCTGTGACCTGGCTGGCCTCACCTGTGATGGTCCCTCAGGGTCGGAGCCCATGGTGGGGAAGGTGCCAGCTCTCACAACCCTGGCACCTGATCATGAAGAGGCAGCCACAGACCAGCAAGGGGTGCAGATGGATGACATGGAGCTGCCTACAGAGGATGACAAAG ACGTTCCCTGTGATGAGTCAACGGCCTGTTTGGATGGAACCACATGTTGTAAAACACAGGAAGGAGGATGGGCATGCTGTCCTCTGCCACAG GCAGTTTGCTGCAGTGACTTCATCCACTGCTGCCCACATGGTAAGAAGTGCAACCAGGCTGCCCAGACGTGTGACGACCCCTCAGGCTCCCCCTCTGAGCCCTGGCTGAAGAAGGTTCCTGCCGTGCCTCGGGAGGGTAAATTGCCAGGAGATGTTACCTGTGACCCCACCCACGTGTGTCCCGACAACACCACCTGCTGCAAGACAGCGTCAGGAGGCTGGGCCTGCTGCCCCTTGCctgag GCTGTTTGCTGTGAGGACCACGAGCACTGTTGCCCCCATGGCAGCACCTGTGACCTGGCTACCCTCACCTGTGATGGCCCCTCAGGGCCAGAGCCCATGGTGGTGAAGGTACCCGCCCTCACAACCCAGGCACCTGATCATGAGGAGGCACCTGCAGACCACCAGGGGGTGCAGATGGACGACATGGAGCTGCCTACAGAGGATGATGACATTGAGGAAGACGAGGAGTTGCACAGGACACAGTGTGACGCCCACACTAGCTGCCCAAAGGACGCTACCTGCTGCTTTATGAAGTCCACCCAGAAATGGGGCTGCTGCCCACTGCCACAG GCAGTGTGCTGTGCTGATGGAGAGCACTGTTGTCCCAAAGACTACATATGTGATATGAGCAAGACTTCCTGCTCTAAGGGTGGGGTGGTGATCCCATGGTACAACAAGCTGGCAGCTGAGCCAGATGACAGTGCCCTCACTGCCCCCCTCTCTGTGAAGTGTGACACCCAGAACAGATGCCCTGAAGGCTCCAGCTGCTGCCAATTTTCCACAGGACAGTGGGGCTGCTGCCCCCTGCgcaaggtgtgtgtttgt GCTGTGTGCTGTGCAGATGAGGAGCACTGCTGTCCACAGGGCTACAGCTGTAACATGGGCTCAGGGACTTGCCAGAAGCTAATGTTTCTTCAGTTCCAGACGGTACCCCTAACTCGGGTGTCTGCGCCTGAGCCCCCGACCCCACAGGAGACGGAAATCCACTGTGGGGGGCCGTTTGTCTGCAATAATGAGGAGACATGCTGCAAGGTCTCCGCCACTACATGGGCCTGCTGTCCCGTTCCAAAT GCGGTGTGCTGCAGTGACATGAAGCACTGCTGCACTACAGGCTACACCTGTGGTGAGGGAGGGTCCTGCACCCAGTCCACTGGCTTCAAATGGGACCACTGGCAGGTGTTCTTCTCCAACAAGAAGAGAGCCCTGCGTGTGTGA
- the LOC110538596 gene encoding progranulin isoform X2 yields the protein MQRYLVFCMALLAQVSADDCPGGEACEEGNTCCKVPSDGYECCPMYQAECCEDHIHCCPEGTLCVVNESMCVNGTVSLPWVERVSAKQSIYPKSFRMISAYAGDEDDNICPDKSHCPEEFSCLKATTGYGCCPIAHAVPCSDGKHCCPEGHQCSTDCSSCIKQTEPVVAVMCSDRESECPEGTTCCETPDGSWGCCPMPKAVCCEDKIHCCPEGSTCDIKQSKCISTTNKEMPMWAKFPARKRAEWENQNVVQVTTPIPDTTTSANRSPASLWEGTSSPFIRTGDVPCDESTACLDGTTCCKTQEGGWACCPLPQAVCCSDFIHCCPHGKKCNQAAQTCDDPSGSPSEPWLKKVPAVLREGKLPGDVTCDPTHVCPDNTTCCKTASGGWACCPLPEAVCCEDHEHCCPHGTTCDLAGLTCDGPSGSEPMVGKVPALTTLAPDHEEAATDQQGVQMDDMELPTEDDKDVPCDESTACLDGTTCCKTQEGGWACCPLPQAVCCSDFIHCCPHGKKCNQAAQTCDDPSGSPSEPWLKKVPAVPREGKLPGDVTCDPTHVCPDNTTCCKTASGGWACCPLPEAVCCEDHEHCCPHGSTCDLATLTCDGPSGPEPMVVKVPALTTQAPDHEEAPADHQGVQMDDMELPTEDDDIEEDEELHRTQCDAHTSCPKDATCCFMKSTQKWGCCPLPQAVCCADGEHCCPKDYICDMSKTSCSKGGVVIPWYNKLAAEPDDSALTAPLSVKCDTQNRCPEGSSCCQFSTGQWGCCPLRKVCVCAVCCADEEHCCPQGYSCNMGSGTCQKLMFLQFQTVPLTRVSAPEPPTPQETEIHCGGPFVCNNEETCCKVSATTWACCPVPNAVCCSDMKHCCTTGYTCGEGGSCTQSTGFKWDHWQVFFSNKKRALRV from the exons atgCAGAGGTATCTGGTGTTCTGTATGGCCCTGCTGGCCCAGGTCTCTGCTGATGACTGCCCAGGCGGAGAGGCGTGTGAGGAGGGCAACACCTGCTGCAAGGTCCCCTCCGATGGCTATGAATGTTGCCCAATGTATCAG GCTGAGTGCTGTGAGGATCATATCCACTGCTGCCCTGAGGGAACACTATGCGTTGTGAATGAGTCCATGTGTGTGAATGGAACTGTCTCCCTACCATGGGTGGAGAGAGTCTCTGCTAAACAGTCCATATATCCTAAA TCTTTCAGAATGATCAGTGCATATGCCGGGGATGAGGATGATAACATCTGCCCTGACAAGTCCCACTGCCCCGAAGAGTTCTCCTGTCTGAAGGCCACTACAGGCTATGGTTGCTGTCCTATTGCTCAT GCTGTGCCTTGCTCTGATGGGAAACATTGCTGTCCTGAAGGCCACCAGTGCAGCACAGACTGCAGCTCCTGCATCAAACAGACAG AGCCTGTTGTTGCAGTGATGTGCAGTGACAGAGAGTCTGAGTGCCCAGAGGGAACCACATGCTGTGAGACTCCAGATGGGAGTTGGGGGTGCTGCCCCATGCCCAAG GCCGTGTGCTGTGAGGATAAGATTCACTGTTGTCCTGAGGGCAGCACCTGTGACATCAAGCAATCCAAGTGTATATCCACTACCAACAAGGAAATGCCCATGTGGGCTAAGTTCCCTGCCCGCAAGAGGGCAGAGTGGGAAAACCAGAATG TTGTCCAGGTGACAACACCTATTCCAGACACTACCACCTCAGCCAATAGGAGTCCTGCTTCTCTTTGGGAGGGCACTTCTTCACCCTTCATTAGGACAGGAG ACGTTCCCTGTGATGAGTCAACGGCCTGTTTGGATGGAACCACATGTTGTAAAACACAGGAAGGAGGATGGGCATGCTGTCCTCTGCCACAG GCAGTTTGCTGCAGTGACTTCATCCACTGCTGCCCACATGGTAAGAAGTGCAACCAGGCTGCCCAGACGTGTGACGACCCCTCAGGCTCCCCCTCTGAGCCCTGGCTGAAGAAGGTTCCTGCCGTGCTTCGGGAGGGTAAATTGCCAGGAGATGTTACCTGTGACCCCACCCACGTGTGTCCCGACAACACCACCTGCTGCAAGACAGCGTCAGGAGGCTGGGCCTGCTGCCCCTTGCctgag gctGTTTGCTGTGAGGACCATGAGCACTGCTGTCCCCATGGCACCACCTGTGACCTGGCTGGCCTCACCTGTGATGGTCCCTCAGGGTCGGAGCCCATGGTGGGGAAGGTGCCAGCTCTCACAACCCTGGCACCTGATCATGAAGAGGCAGCCACAGACCAGCAAGGGGTGCAGATGGATGACATGGAGCTGCCTACAGAGGATGACAAAG ACGTTCCCTGTGATGAGTCAACGGCCTGTTTGGATGGAACCACATGTTGTAAAACACAGGAAGGAGGATGGGCATGCTGTCCTCTGCCACAG GCAGTTTGCTGCAGTGACTTCATCCACTGCTGCCCACATGGTAAGAAGTGCAACCAGGCTGCCCAGACGTGTGACGACCCCTCAGGCTCCCCCTCTGAGCCCTGGCTGAAGAAGGTTCCTGCCGTGCCTCGGGAGGGTAAATTGCCAGGAGATGTTACCTGTGACCCCACCCACGTGTGTCCCGACAACACCACCTGCTGCAAGACAGCGTCAGGAGGCTGGGCCTGCTGCCCCTTGCctgag GCTGTTTGCTGTGAGGACCACGAGCACTGTTGCCCCCATGGCAGCACCTGTGACCTGGCTACCCTCACCTGTGATGGCCCCTCAGGGCCAGAGCCCATGGTGGTGAAGGTACCCGCCCTCACAACCCAGGCACCTGATCATGAGGAGGCACCTGCAGACCACCAGGGGGTGCAGATGGACGACATGGAGCTGCCTACAGAGGATGATGACATTGAGGAAGACGAGGAGTTGCACAGGACACAGTGTGACGCCCACACTAGCTGCCCAAAGGACGCTACCTGCTGCTTTATGAAGTCCACCCAGAAATGGGGCTGCTGCCCACTGCCACAG GCAGTGTGCTGTGCTGATGGAGAGCACTGTTGTCCCAAAGACTACATATGTGATATGAGCAAGACTTCCTGCTCTAAGGGTGGGGTGGTGATCCCATGGTACAACAAGCTGGCAGCTGAGCCAGATGACAGTGCCCTCACTGCCCCCCTCTCTGTGAAGTGTGACACCCAGAACAGATGCCCTGAAGGCTCCAGCTGCTGCCAATTTTCCACAGGACAGTGGGGCTGCTGCCCCCTGCgcaaggtgtgtgtttgt GCTGTGTGCTGTGCAGATGAGGAGCACTGCTGTCCACAGGGCTACAGCTGTAACATGGGCTCAGGGACTTGCCAGAAGCTAATGTTTCTTCAGTTCCAGACGGTACCCCTAACTCGGGTGTCTGCGCCTGAGCCCCCGACCCCACAGGAGACGGAAATCCACTGTGGGGGGCCGTTTGTCTGCAATAATGAGGAGACATGCTGCAAGGTCTCCGCCACTACATGGGCCTGCTGTCCCGTTCCAAAT GCGGTGTGCTGCAGTGACATGAAGCACTGCTGCACTACAGGCTACACCTGTGGTGAGGGAGGGTCCTGCACCCAGTCCACTGGCTTCAAATGGGACCACTGGCAGGTGTTCTTCTCCAACAAGAAGAGAGCCCTGCGTGTGTGA
- the LOC110538596 gene encoding progranulin isoform X4, which yields MQRYLVFCMALLAQVSADDCPGGEACEEGNTCCKVPSDGYECCPMYQAECCEDHIHCCPEGTLCVVNESMCVNGTVSLPWVERVSAKQSIYPKSFRMISAYAGDEDDNICPDKSHCPEEFSCLKATTGYGCCPIAHAVPCSDGKHCCPEGHQCSTDCSSCIKQTEPVVAVMCSDRESECPEGTTCCETPDGSWGCCPMPKAVCCEDKIHCCPEGSTCDIKQSKCISTTNKEMPMWAKFPARKRAEWENQNEVVQVTTPIPDTTTSANRSPASLWEGTSSPFIRTGDVPCDESTACLDGTTCCKTQEGGWACCPLPQAVCCSDFIHCCPHGKKCNQAAQTCDDPSGSPSEPWLKKVPAVLREGKLPGDVTCDPTHVCPDNTTCCKTASGGWACCPLPEAVCCEDHEHCCPHGSTCDLATLTCDGPSGPEPMVVKVPALTTQAPDHEEAPADHQGVQMDDMELPTEDDDIEEDEELHRTQCDAHTSCPKDATCCFMKSTQKWGCCPLPQAVCCADGEHCCPKDYICDMSKTSCSKGGVVIPWYNKLAAEPDDSALTAPLSVKCDTQNRCPEGSSCCQFSTGQWGCCPLRKVCVCAVCCADEEHCCPQGYSCNMGSGTCQKLMFLQFQTVPLTRVSAPEPPTPQETEIHCGGPFVCNNEETCCKVSATTWACCPVPNAVCCSDMKHCCTTGYTCGEGGSCTQSTGFKWDHWQVFFSNKKRALRV from the exons atgCAGAGGTATCTGGTGTTCTGTATGGCCCTGCTGGCCCAGGTCTCTGCTGATGACTGCCCAGGCGGAGAGGCGTGTGAGGAGGGCAACACCTGCTGCAAGGTCCCCTCCGATGGCTATGAATGTTGCCCAATGTATCAG GCTGAGTGCTGTGAGGATCATATCCACTGCTGCCCTGAGGGAACACTATGCGTTGTGAATGAGTCCATGTGTGTGAATGGAACTGTCTCCCTACCATGGGTGGAGAGAGTCTCTGCTAAACAGTCCATATATCCTAAA TCTTTCAGAATGATCAGTGCATATGCCGGGGATGAGGATGATAACATCTGCCCTGACAAGTCCCACTGCCCCGAAGAGTTCTCCTGTCTGAAGGCCACTACAGGCTATGGTTGCTGTCCTATTGCTCAT GCTGTGCCTTGCTCTGATGGGAAACATTGCTGTCCTGAAGGCCACCAGTGCAGCACAGACTGCAGCTCCTGCATCAAACAGACAG AGCCTGTTGTTGCAGTGATGTGCAGTGACAGAGAGTCTGAGTGCCCAGAGGGAACCACATGCTGTGAGACTCCAGATGGGAGTTGGGGGTGCTGCCCCATGCCCAAG GCCGTGTGCTGTGAGGATAAGATTCACTGTTGTCCTGAGGGCAGCACCTGTGACATCAAGCAATCCAAGTGTATATCCACTACCAACAAGGAAATGCCCATGTGGGCTAAGTTCCCTGCCCGCAAGAGGGCAGAGTGGGAAAACCAGAATG AAGTTGTCCAGGTGACAACACCTATTCCAGACACTACCACCTCAGCCAATAGGAGTCCTGCTTCTCTTTGGGAGGGCACTTCTTCACCCTTCATTAGGACAGGAG ACGTTCCCTGTGATGAGTCAACGGCCTGTTTGGATGGAACCACATGTTGTAAAACACAGGAAGGAGGATGGGCATGCTGTCCTCTGCCACAG GCAGTTTGCTGCAGTGACTTCATCCACTGCTGCCCACATGGTAAGAAGTGCAACCAGGCTGCCCAGACGTGTGACGACCCCTCAGGCTCCCCCTCTGAGCCCTGGCTGAAGAAGGTTCCTGCCGTGCTTCGGGAGGGTAAATTGCCAGGAGATGTTACCTGTGACCCCACCCACGTGTGTCCCGACAACACCACCTGCTGCAAGACAGCGTCAGGAGGCTGGGCCTGCTGCCCCTTGCctgag GCTGTTTGCTGTGAGGACCACGAGCACTGTTGCCCCCATGGCAGCACCTGTGACCTGGCTACCCTCACCTGTGATGGCCCCTCAGGGCCAGAGCCCATGGTGGTGAAGGTACCCGCCCTCACAACCCAGGCACCTGATCATGAGGAGGCACCTGCAGACCACCAGGGGGTGCAGATGGACGACATGGAGCTGCCTACAGAGGATGATGACATTGAGGAAGACGAGGAGTTGCACAGGACACAGTGTGACGCCCACACTAGCTGCCCAAAGGACGCTACCTGCTGCTTTATGAAGTCCACCCAGAAATGGGGCTGCTGCCCACTGCCACAG GCAGTGTGCTGTGCTGATGGAGAGCACTGTTGTCCCAAAGACTACATATGTGATATGAGCAAGACTTCCTGCTCTAAGGGTGGGGTGGTGATCCCATGGTACAACAAGCTGGCAGCTGAGCCAGATGACAGTGCCCTCACTGCCCCCCTCTCTGTGAAGTGTGACACCCAGAACAGATGCCCTGAAGGCTCCAGCTGCTGCCAATTTTCCACAGGACAGTGGGGCTGCTGCCCCCTGCgcaaggtgtgtgtttgt GCTGTGTGCTGTGCAGATGAGGAGCACTGCTGTCCACAGGGCTACAGCTGTAACATGGGCTCAGGGACTTGCCAGAAGCTAATGTTTCTTCAGTTCCAGACGGTACCCCTAACTCGGGTGTCTGCGCCTGAGCCCCCGACCCCACAGGAGACGGAAATCCACTGTGGGGGGCCGTTTGTCTGCAATAATGAGGAGACATGCTGCAAGGTCTCCGCCACTACATGGGCCTGCTGTCCCGTTCCAAAT GCGGTGTGCTGCAGTGACATGAAGCACTGCTGCACTACAGGCTACACCTGTGGTGAGGGAGGGTCCTGCACCCAGTCCACTGGCTTCAAATGGGACCACTGGCAGGTGTTCTTCTCCAACAAGAAGAGAGCCCTGCGTGTGTGA
- the LOC110538596 gene encoding progranulin isoform X3, which produces MQRYLVFCMALLAQVSADDCPGGEACEEGNTCCKVPSDGYECCPMYQAECCEDHIHCCPEGTLCVVNESMCVNGTVSLPWVERVSAKQSIYPKSFRMISAYAGDEDDNICPDKSHCPEEFSCLKATTGYGCCPIAHAVPCSDGKHCCPEGHQCSTDCSSCIKQTEPVVAVMCSDRESECPEGTTCCETPDGSWGCCPMPKAVCCEDKIHCCPEGSTCDIKQSKCISTTNKEMPMWAKFPARKRAEWENQNEVVQVTTPIPDTTTSANRSPASLWEGTSSPFIRTGDVPCDESTACLDGTTCCKTQEGGWACCPLPQAVCCSDFIHCCPHGKKCNQAAQTCDDPSGSPSEPWLKKVPAVLREGKLPGDVTCDPTHVCPDNTTCCKTASGGWACCPLPEAVCCEDHEHCCPHGTTCDLAGLTCDGPSGSEPMVGKVPALTTLAPDHEEAATDQQGVQMDDMELPTEDDKDVPCDESTACLDGTTCCKTQEGGWACCPLPQAVCCSDFIHCCPHGKKCNQAAQTCDDPSGSPSEPWLKKVPAVPREGKLPGDVTCDPTHVCPDNTTCCKTASGGWACCPLPEAVCCEDHEHCCPHGSTCDLATLTCDGPSGPEPMVVKVPALTTQAPDHEEAPADHQGVQMDDMELPTEDDDIEEDEELHRTQCDAHTSCPKDATCCFMKSTQKWGCCPLPQAVCCADGEHCCPKDYICDMSKTSCSKGGVVIPWYNKLAAEPDDSALTAPLSVKCDTQNRCPEGSSCCQFSTGQWGCCPLRKAVCCADEEHCCPQGYSCNMGSGTCQKLMFLQFQTVPLTRVSAPEPPTPQETEIHCGGPFVCNNEETCCKVSATTWACCPVPNAVCCSDMKHCCTTGYTCGEGGSCTQSTGFKWDHWQVFFSNKKRALRV; this is translated from the exons atgCAGAGGTATCTGGTGTTCTGTATGGCCCTGCTGGCCCAGGTCTCTGCTGATGACTGCCCAGGCGGAGAGGCGTGTGAGGAGGGCAACACCTGCTGCAAGGTCCCCTCCGATGGCTATGAATGTTGCCCAATGTATCAG GCTGAGTGCTGTGAGGATCATATCCACTGCTGCCCTGAGGGAACACTATGCGTTGTGAATGAGTCCATGTGTGTGAATGGAACTGTCTCCCTACCATGGGTGGAGAGAGTCTCTGCTAAACAGTCCATATATCCTAAA TCTTTCAGAATGATCAGTGCATATGCCGGGGATGAGGATGATAACATCTGCCCTGACAAGTCCCACTGCCCCGAAGAGTTCTCCTGTCTGAAGGCCACTACAGGCTATGGTTGCTGTCCTATTGCTCAT GCTGTGCCTTGCTCTGATGGGAAACATTGCTGTCCTGAAGGCCACCAGTGCAGCACAGACTGCAGCTCCTGCATCAAACAGACAG AGCCTGTTGTTGCAGTGATGTGCAGTGACAGAGAGTCTGAGTGCCCAGAGGGAACCACATGCTGTGAGACTCCAGATGGGAGTTGGGGGTGCTGCCCCATGCCCAAG GCCGTGTGCTGTGAGGATAAGATTCACTGTTGTCCTGAGGGCAGCACCTGTGACATCAAGCAATCCAAGTGTATATCCACTACCAACAAGGAAATGCCCATGTGGGCTAAGTTCCCTGCCCGCAAGAGGGCAGAGTGGGAAAACCAGAATG AAGTTGTCCAGGTGACAACACCTATTCCAGACACTACCACCTCAGCCAATAGGAGTCCTGCTTCTCTTTGGGAGGGCACTTCTTCACCCTTCATTAGGACAGGAG ACGTTCCCTGTGATGAGTCAACGGCCTGTTTGGATGGAACCACATGTTGTAAAACACAGGAAGGAGGATGGGCATGCTGTCCTCTGCCACAG GCAGTTTGCTGCAGTGACTTCATCCACTGCTGCCCACATGGTAAGAAGTGCAACCAGGCTGCCCAGACGTGTGACGACCCCTCAGGCTCCCCCTCTGAGCCCTGGCTGAAGAAGGTTCCTGCCGTGCTTCGGGAGGGTAAATTGCCAGGAGATGTTACCTGTGACCCCACCCACGTGTGTCCCGACAACACCACCTGCTGCAAGACAGCGTCAGGAGGCTGGGCCTGCTGCCCCTTGCctgag gctGTTTGCTGTGAGGACCATGAGCACTGCTGTCCCCATGGCACCACCTGTGACCTGGCTGGCCTCACCTGTGATGGTCCCTCAGGGTCGGAGCCCATGGTGGGGAAGGTGCCAGCTCTCACAACCCTGGCACCTGATCATGAAGAGGCAGCCACAGACCAGCAAGGGGTGCAGATGGATGACATGGAGCTGCCTACAGAGGATGACAAAG ACGTTCCCTGTGATGAGTCAACGGCCTGTTTGGATGGAACCACATGTTGTAAAACACAGGAAGGAGGATGGGCATGCTGTCCTCTGCCACAG GCAGTTTGCTGCAGTGACTTCATCCACTGCTGCCCACATGGTAAGAAGTGCAACCAGGCTGCCCAGACGTGTGACGACCCCTCAGGCTCCCCCTCTGAGCCCTGGCTGAAGAAGGTTCCTGCCGTGCCTCGGGAGGGTAAATTGCCAGGAGATGTTACCTGTGACCCCACCCACGTGTGTCCCGACAACACCACCTGCTGCAAGACAGCGTCAGGAGGCTGGGCCTGCTGCCCCTTGCctgag GCTGTTTGCTGTGAGGACCACGAGCACTGTTGCCCCCATGGCAGCACCTGTGACCTGGCTACCCTCACCTGTGATGGCCCCTCAGGGCCAGAGCCCATGGTGGTGAAGGTACCCGCCCTCACAACCCAGGCACCTGATCATGAGGAGGCACCTGCAGACCACCAGGGGGTGCAGATGGACGACATGGAGCTGCCTACAGAGGATGATGACATTGAGGAAGACGAGGAGTTGCACAGGACACAGTGTGACGCCCACACTAGCTGCCCAAAGGACGCTACCTGCTGCTTTATGAAGTCCACCCAGAAATGGGGCTGCTGCCCACTGCCACAG GCAGTGTGCTGTGCTGATGGAGAGCACTGTTGTCCCAAAGACTACATATGTGATATGAGCAAGACTTCCTGCTCTAAGGGTGGGGTGGTGATCCCATGGTACAACAAGCTGGCAGCTGAGCCAGATGACAGTGCCCTCACTGCCCCCCTCTCTGTGAAGTGTGACACCCAGAACAGATGCCCTGAAGGCTCCAGCTGCTGCCAATTTTCCACAGGACAGTGGGGCTGCTGCCCCCTGCgcaag GCTGTGTGCTGTGCAGATGAGGAGCACTGCTGTCCACAGGGCTACAGCTGTAACATGGGCTCAGGGACTTGCCAGAAGCTAATGTTTCTTCAGTTCCAGACGGTACCCCTAACTCGGGTGTCTGCGCCTGAGCCCCCGACCCCACAGGAGACGGAAATCCACTGTGGGGGGCCGTTTGTCTGCAATAATGAGGAGACATGCTGCAAGGTCTCCGCCACTACATGGGCCTGCTGTCCCGTTCCAAAT GCGGTGTGCTGCAGTGACATGAAGCACTGCTGCACTACAGGCTACACCTGTGGTGAGGGAGGGTCCTGCACCCAGTCCACTGGCTTCAAATGGGACCACTGGCAGGTGTTCTTCTCCAACAAGAAGAGAGCCCTGCGTGTGTGA